The Armatimonadota bacterium DNA segment CGGCATTTGACGCCGCGATGGCGGAGCAGCGCGAACGGTCGCGCGCGAGCAGCCGGCTGGGAGGCGGTCTCTTCGATCAGGCGGGTGGCGCCGGTCGCACCGGGCAGGCGCCTACGCGCTTCACCGGATACGCCCGGACATCGGGCGAAGCTGTGATCCAGGCGATTCTAGGTCCGGATGGCGAGGAGCTGCAGTTTGCGCGGCCCGGCGATCACGTGGATCTGGTGCTGGACTCCACGCCGTTCTACGCGGAGGCCGGTGGACAGGTGGGTGACACCGGAACGGTGCGCGGTCCGTCCGACGGCACGGCTTGCGGCCTCTGGTTTGAGGTGGCGGCAACCACGCGCAGCTCCGGCGTGTTCCGGCACTCCGGCGTGGTGCGGGAAGGCGAAGCCTCGGTTGGCCGGCATGTGTTGGCCGAAGTGGACGCGTCGCGCCGTCACGACATTATGCGCAACCACACCGCGACGCACCTGCTGCAGGCGGCGCTGAGGACCGTGCTGGGCGACCACGTGCATCAGAAAGGCTCGCTGGTCACGCCCGATCGTTTGCGATTTGACTTTACGCACGGTGCGCCCGTCACGCCGGCCGAGCTTGCGGAGGTGGTGGACCGTGTTGTGCAAGAGGTGCTCCGCGATGACCCGGTAACGGTGGATGCGGACGTGCCGCTTTCCGATGCGAAGAAGCTTGGCGCAATGGCGCTTTTTGGAGAGCGCTACGGCGAATTCGTGCGAGTGGTGACGGTGCCGAATTTCAGCATCGAGCTTTGCGGCGGCACGCATTTGACACACACCGGCGACATCGGTCTGTTTACGATCGTCTCCGAAGCCGGAGTTGCTGCCGGTGTTCGCCGGATTGAAGCGGTAACCGGCCGAATGGCCGCGGAACGCGTCCGGGAACGGGAAGAGCTGCTGCGTACCGCGGCGGTTCTCCTACGCACCGCGCCGGAGCAGCTTGCCGCTGCGGCGGAGCGCCTGGTTCACGACAAGGCCGAGCTGGAGCGCGAAGTCCGCCGGTTGCGCGCTGCGGGCGGGGCTGATGCGCCACCCATCGAACCTCAAACCGTTGGCGGCGTGCCCACGGTGATCAGCGCGCTGCCGAATGCCGATGCCGGGGCGTTGGTACAGTTCGTTGACCGCGCTTCGAGCGCAATGCCATCCGGCATTGTGGTGGCCGGCGCGGTCCTCGACGGCGCGGTGAACTTTGCCGTCAAGGTCTCGCGCGACCTGGTGGCGCGCGGATTCCATGCCGGCAATCTCATCCGCGAGATTGCGCAGATCGCTGGCGGCGGAGGAGGTGGCCGGCCCGACTTCGCCCGTGCCGGCGGCAAGGATCCTGCACGCTTGCAGGCCGCGCTGGACGCCGCAGCCGGGTTTATTGAAGCGCAGGCGGGTGCGACCCACGCTTCGTGACTGTACTGCCAGCTCAAGGTGAGTGGTATTGAGGCTCCGGGAGTGGCTGCATCTATTCGTGACGTTGAGCGCCACTGCGGCAGCGCTTTGCCCCGCGGTCGCTCAGCAGCCGCCTCGCCACCGCGTGGTGCTGGTGCTGTGCGACGGCCTCGAGCCTGGTGATCTGCTGCGGATCCCCTCCTTGCGGCGGATGGCTGCCACGGGCGCCGTCGGGCTTTTGAGCGAGCCCGGCGCCTCGGAGTCGGACCCAGCCTACGCGGACCTGGTACTGGCTGTTGGAGCGCGCCCGACGCCGTTTTACGTCTCTGCATGCGCCGGAGCCGGCGATGGCGCATATCCACGCGAGGCCGGCACCTACCGCACCGTCACCATGCGCCGCACCGCGGCCGATTACGGTTCGAAGGGCTCAGAGGCGCACGGCAGCATCTACTATCCCGGAATCGGTCGCCTGGCGCGAAATGGCATAAAAAGTGGTTGGCTCGGCGCCGTGCTCCAAGGGTCGCCCCATTCACTCACCGTGAAGGTGTACGGGGCTGCCGATACCAACCAGGTTCAACGGGCAGCGGTGCTGCTGGCGATGGACCCGTGGGGCCGTGCGGACGGTGCCATTCCGATGTCGCGGCCCTCTGCGACTTCGCCGTTCGGACTTGTGGATGCTCCGCGCGCGCTGGCGGATGCCGCCACCGGCTCCGGTGCTGCGCTTACGGTGGTGCAGTTGGGAGACTGCGCGCGTGCAGCCGCTGCGCATGCTGGCGGCGCGATCCGGCTGGCAGCGCTGCACCGTGCGGACATCTTCCTGACGCGGCTGATGCAAGCGCCCGACGCCGCGAGCCGTGACGTGCTGCTAGTTAGCGCGTGGCCGCTCCCGGATTTGGGCGCGCCGTCGCCGAAGTGGAATCGACTCTCCGTAGCGGCGGCGGTCGGGCCGGATTTCCAACCCGGCCTGCTCACCTCCGCGACGACGCGTACGCCCGGCCTTGTCTCCAACGTGGATGTAGCCCCGACGGTGCTGAGGCTGCTGGGCGCGGCGGCGCCGGTCGGGATGATCGGCCGGCCGATCCACACAATCGCGTCATCCGCTGGGAGTCGGATTGCGTCCCTGCTTCGGATGGATCGTCGTGAGCAGCTGAATGCACACGCAGTGGTGCCGGTTATGGCGCTCATAGGCGGTCTGTTGGGCATCTCGGTCGCGTGCTGCCTGGCGCTTGCAGCAGCCGGGAGTTGCCGATCTGCAAGCTTTGGCGCCGGGCTGTGCGTTGCGGCGTTGAATCTCCCCGCTGCCTGCCTGCTGGCCGGTCTCTGGCTGCCAGGGAGTGTGGCCGCTTACGGCTGGCTGATCGTCGGCTGTATCGCTGCGCTGTCCCTCTTGTGTACCGTTGGCGCTGCCGCAAGCGGTCGCGAAGCGGCGCCGGTGGCTGCGGGCATATTCATCGTTGTGCTGCTGCTGGACCTTGCGACCGGCCAGCATCTGATGAAGTCATCGATAATGAGCGGCTACACCGTCTCCGGGATCCGTCTGTACGGCATTGGGAATGAGTACCTGGGACTGGCTTCGGCTGCCACGGCGCTCGGGCTCTACGCGCGCGCGCGGAGTTACGGTGGGCGCGCGGGCCGCCTTCGTATCGCGCTGATTGCCCTGGTGTTCCTCGTGTTTGGTTGGCCGGAGCTTGGGGCCAATAGCGGCAGCCTGGTGATTGGAGGTGCGCTGCTGGCGGCCTGTGTTGCCATCGAACGGCGCAGGCCGGCCTTCTGGCTGTATGCGCTGCCGGGCGCGATATGCGGCGCTGCTGCAGCCGTAGCAGCTGCAACGGCAGATGCATGGCTTCTTCCAGGCAGCGCCTCTCATGCCGGTGAAGCGCTCCGGACCGCATCATCGGGTGGAGGCTTTCGCTACCTGGGGGCGATTCTGCTGCGCAAAGCGCGGCTGAGCATGACTTTGGCGCGCTCGCCGTGGCTTCTGCTGATCTTCGGCGGGTTTGCCGCCACCATCGCAGTGGCACTCGCAGCCGCGGAACGGCGCAAGATGCCGCTAATGGTGCGCGGGAGCCGACTACGCCACGCGTTGGGATTGGTGGTGGTAGTGGCTGCAACGGCCCTCATCTCCAAAGACTCCGGCGTGGTTACGTGTGCATACGCGTTTGGTGTCGCCGGTGTCTGGATGGCATGGGAGGTGCTTTCAGCCGCTGCTGGAGCAGGAGTTGCGCCCCACCCCGCCCAATAAGGCGCCATGCCCAGGATCGCTCGCCGCATGGTTGCGCCCGTTTTTGCCATCCTGTTGTCGTGCAGCGGTTCGACGTACGCTCAGCGGCGCGGGCCGGCGCGGCCAGCGGTCCGGAGCCGGGCGGCGCCACTGCGGCTGATATGGTCGTGGCCCGGTCCGCTCCACTGGCGTGACGTGAGCGCCGGACCGCGTGACGGAATAGCGGGTGATGCGATCTACGCCTCGCGGGCGGATGGACGCGTCTCGATCCTCAGCACGGATGGAAAGCCGGTCGCGGCGCTCCAGCTGGATCCAACCGTGCGGCAGGTGACCCCCTGCGCTGCGACCGGTCATCTCGCCGGCTGGCTGCTGGCGTTCGGAGCGGGCCAAACGTCGGTATTCGGCTACAGCCAGGCCGGAGCGCTTCTATGGCGCTACAACCCATTTGGCGCCCGCACCGGCGTCACCTGGGCAGCTCCGGCCGGCGCTCCACCAGACGGCATATTCGGCGCAGTTATCGGCTACGGTGGCTTCGGGGGTATTCATGTGTTGGGCGCCGCCGGCCATGTGCTATGGAAAGCGCCGCAGTTCGGCGGGATTGAGGGCGTTGCAGCCACCGTAACGGGAGCAATTGGAGGAATGGTGCTGGCCACAGACAGCACGGGCGCGCTCCTCGGATTCGATGCCCGTGGCACACAACGCCTGAATGCCCGACCGGATAACGTGACGTTCCGGACCGTCGACTCGTTCAATCTGCACAACCAGACGGCCTGGGACATTGTCGCCCTGGCCGGCAAGCCGGACAGCGACCGCGAACTGATCTACGATATGTCGGTGACCGGCTATGTGCGCTGGGTACGCAGTCTGGGCGTCAATCTTCGCGAGACCGGCGCACGTCGCCTTGCGATGCTTCGGATTTCGCCGCGAGAAAATCTGCTGGCCGCGCTTGATTGCGCGGGCGCAATCCACCTTTACACGCCGGATGGACAGCCGGTTGGCGTAACGCGCGGAGTTCCGCCTGCCCTGGCAATCTGCTCGGCGACCGAACCGAACGGCGACCAGATTCTGGTTGCTGCGGCAGATCGTGAAGTTTATGCTTTGCGGCCCACCATCGGCTCCACGCATCGATCGCGTGGACGGAGGTTTGGCCGCCGGCAGGTGCGGCGAAAACGTGGTAGACCATTGGGGTTGCGCCGGCTGCACAGGCTGCCGCCATAACGGCTTGCTGCACCGGCACGTCTATCTCCACCCATGCAGATCTCCCCATCCAAAGAAGAGTTTATCCGGCTCGCGCGGCCGGGCAGTCTGGCGCCAATTACGGCCGAGATACTCGCCGACCGCATCACGCCCGTCTCCGCCTATGATCGCCTGGTAGCGGCCGAGGGCGGTGATACGCCCTGGGCCTTTCTGCTGGAGAGCGTGACCGGCGGTGAGCAGCTTGCCCGATACACCTTTCTTGGAGTAAGCCCCACCTGCATTTACCGGTGCCGGGCTGGATCGTGGAGCATCAGCAATCGCGGCGAAAACACCGTTGGCGTGCTGGCTGATGGCGAAGACCCGCTCACACCGCTGAAGAAGTTGATGCAGGCACGGCCGTACGTTGGGCGCGCCGACCTGCCTCGGTTCTGCGGTGGCGCGGTCGGCTTCCTCAGTTACGACGCTGTGCGGTATTTCGAGGAGCTACCCGATAGCAACCCAGACGATCTGGAGGTGGATGACGCGTGTTTCTTCATCACCGACCGCCTGGTGATCTTCGATCACGTTCGCCGGCGGATGGTGCTGCTCTGCAATGCACAGGTGGAACAGGATCCCGGCGAGGCGTGGGAAGCCGCGGCCACCGGAATCGCGCAGCTCGCAGCGGCGCTCAAGCGACCGGCACCGGCTCCGGAGTTACGCCCGGTGGATACCTCCGAGGTTGTACCGGCGCCACACTCCAGCATTGAGCGGTATCAGGCGGCTGTTGGCAGGTGCGTAGAGTACATTCTGGCCGGCGACGCATTCCAGATTGTGCTCTCCGAGCGCTTCACGGTGGAGTTGAACTGCCGTCCGTTTGACGTCTATCGCGCCCTGCGCTCGGTCAATCCATCGCCCTACATGTACTATCTTCAGATGGGTCCCGACCGGATGATCGGATCATCGCCGGAGATCCTGGTAACCGTGAATGGCAGCGAGGTCTGCGTTCGGCCGATAGCGGGTACGCGCTGGCGAGGCAAGACACCCGAGGAGGACGCGGCGCTTGAGGGCGAACTGCTTGCCGATACGAAGGAGTTGGCGGAGCACGTGATGCTGGTGGATCTCGGGCGCAACGATGTGGGGCGCGTGTGCGATTACGGCTCCGTTCGCGTTGATCAACTGATGGCGGTGGAGCGTTATTCTCACGTGATGCACATTGTCTCCAATGTGCTGGGCCACCTGAGAGACGACCGCGACCTGTTCGATGCGATCCGGGCATGTTTCCCAGCCGGCACGGTGTCCGGGGCGCCGAAGGTACGCGCTATGGAGATCATTGACGAACTGGAAACAGTGCGCCGCGGCTTTTACGCCGGATGTGTGGGCTACATCGGCTTTGATGGCGGTATGGATATGGCGATAACCATCCGCACGCTTTGGGCGCGCGGAAACACTGCCACGCTGCAGGCCGGCAGCGGCATTGTGGCAGACAGCACCCCCGAGTACGAATACCAGGAGTGTCTCAACAAAGCGGGCGCCCTGGTGCGCGCCATCGAAATGGCGCGTGCCGGGCTGGATTGAGCGGCGCCCGCCCTACCCGGCTTAAACCTTCTCCGGCACCACAAACGGCGCTCGGTACTTGCGCGTGAGCATCGAGTTGGCCTGGGCCGCCATATTGCGCCAATCCGGATCGCCGGCGCGCTCGGCGCCGGCGCCGTGAGCCTCAAACCGCTCGTGACGCGGATCGAACGGCAGCTTCGGACCCAGAAGGTAGGCGCTATCGGCTAGTGACACGCCGTCATCCGCCAGGTGTTTCTCAAAGGCTGCGAATGTTGCGTAAGCATCTTTATCGTCGCCGAACGCGGCGGACTTCTGAGAGAACGGCGTGGTTTTGCCCAGGCGGTACGAAATGTTGGCGATATGCACCAGAGCGCTGGAGATGTGGCCCTGCAGGATATCGGCATGGAGATCCTGCCACCTCCGACTTCGGACTGCCTTCAGGAAGTTGCCGAAGTGGTCGCCACCACCATGGAAGTGACGGATCGTGTTTCCAGCCATATCCACGGCGACGGCGTCGTCGTAGGATGTGAACGCTACGTAGCCCTTGTCACCGTAGACAATGTCGCCGATCCGCACACCAAGGAGGTCCGCGGTGGGCAGGCCCCGCACTTCAAAGATCAGGTGCGCGGCGCCATAGTCGAAGAACGAGAGCAGCGTATTCGGCGTCTCGCCGGCGTCGGTGTACCCGAATCGCCCGCCAAGGGCCATTACCGAGTGCGGCAGGCCGGCCTGATTGAGCGCCCACCGGGCAACATCCATCTGGTGAATCCCCTGATTGCCCATATCGCCGTTGCCGTAATCCCACCACCAGTGCCAGTTGTACAGAAACCGGTTTCGGTTGAACGGCCGCTCCGGCGCCGGCCCGAGCCAGATATCGTAATCCAGCTCAGGCGGTGGCGGAGAGTCGGGATAGATACCGATGCTGGTCCGCCGCTTGTAACAAAGGCCGCGCGCGAGGTAAACCTTACCAATGCCGCCGGAGTGAATGAAGTCGATCGCAGCCCGAGACCCTGCGGAGGACCGGATCTGTGTGCCGGCCTGGCAGATTCTCATATACTTTCGAGCCGCTTCAACCAGGCGGCGGCCCTCCGTTACTTCATGGCTCACCGGCTTTTCCACATACACGTCCAGCCCGGCCTGCATGGCCCACACTCCGGCGAGCGCGTGCCAGTGGTTGGGCGTTGCGATCGAAATGGCGTCGCACACATGGTGGTCCAGGAGACGGCGAATGTCCTGATACGCCTTCGGTCGGCGCTGGCCACCCTTTACAGCCAGATCCTGCGCGGCCGGGATCAGGGCGGTATCCACGTCGCAGATCGCGGTGATCTCCACTCCCGGCCGGCACCAGGCGCGGATATGGTCCTTCCCGCGCCCATGGATACCGGCAACTGCAATGCGAACGCGGTCGTTGGGGGCAACCCGTCGGTTCGGTATTCCGCCATCCGCGTCGCGGGCCGCCACGACTGCCGCTGCCGCGCTGATGAGCGACTCCTCCAGAAACCGCCGCCGGGTTGTGGGCATTTTGCGCGCCTCCTCGCCTCGCCTATTCCCGTCATCGGCCACGCACTCCTTCCATGAACCTTTCGGAAGCGCGGGCCATCCTCGGAGTTGCCGCCGATGCGCCGCTCGACGAAGTACGCCGTCGCTACCTCGAGTTGGCGCAAGCCAACCACCCCGATCGGCAGCCGCCGGATCGCCGTGACCGCGCCGGCCAGGTCACCGGCTCTCTGAACGCCGCCTGGGAATTGGTCCGTGCGGACCGTGAGGCCCGCGGCGAAGATGCTTTCCGCCCGGATTCCGGACCGGCGGTCCGGGCAGAACGACCCGCCCCATTTGTACCGGACCCCGAAGCAGCATCCGCTGCCGCCGCGGCGCTGGGCGCGAAGGCCGCGCAGCGCACCCGGCGCATCCAGCGTCGACGGCGGATTGTCATCCTGATCTGCGTTGCGGCCGTCGCGCTGCTGGTATGGCGCAGCCTGCCGCGCTACGAGGCGACAGCGTCACCTGCCACGGCGCCGCCGCAGATCGTCCCAGCGCCTACCATCGGCCTGCTGCAACAGATCGATACCTCCGGTCTGCGTTGGGGCGTGGCCGAGCCGGACTTGGTATCGGGACTGGTGGCCAACCGAACCGGCCAGCGGATCCTTGGCCACGTTACGCTGCATATGGTTGCGTGGAACGTGGATGCTCCGCGACACGTTGTAACGCGCTCGTTCCCACTGTGGGCCGACTGGCCGCCTGGGGCGGTAGAACCGATATCGGTTGTCTGCGGGCTGCGATATGGCGCCGGCCGGTTTCCGGTTGGCCGAGGAACCTGCTGCCTCTGGTTCGAGCCTGCCGGCTATTCGGCCTATCGCATGTTGACCGCAACATTCCGCGACGGGCGCGGCTGTGTGGTCCAGGCGTTTCCCGGTACATCGCAGCACGACCTGCGCCTTGTAGCGAGGAGGTTTGCATCCGGCAATCCGCTCCTCTTCAGCGCGGATGACCTGCGCGGGCCGGTTTCAATTACGAGCGCTTCGCGCTGAGTGTGGCCTGGGTCGCAGACGCGGCGCCATTTGCCGGAGGACGGGCTAGCGGATCGTCGGCCGGCTACATCACATAGAGCGGCGTGCAGCAAACGTACCTTTCGAAATGCGGGGCGTCGTGCGACGACATGTACAGGTATTGGAAACCGATCCGCCAGCCAGCGCCCAGCAGCCACCGAAGCATCACCTCGTTGGTGCCCGCAACTGCCCAATGGGTTTCGTTGATCGGCGCCTGTTGGCCGCCGGCGTGGGGTCGCACGCCATCCTGCGCCCGGCGGCACAGCGCGGCCACGATATCCGGCTGCATACCCGCGCCGATAGTGAGTATGGGACCGCTGGCGTTTGGCCCGATATAACCGTAGGCAACAATCGGTGAGCCCGGGAGCGTCACATCGCGAAAGAGCCGGGAGGCTCCGTGTGGTCCACCCGAATCCTGCATCCAGAACAGATGCTCGGGCCGGCGCGCATAACCCAGCGTACCGCGATCAAGGACGTCCAGTGCATCCAGCACGTGTGGCTCTGGAACCATTGGCTCGGCGACCAGTGGTGCGCCGGCGTGCGCGTCGGCATCGCTGAGAGCCACGCGGTCCGGCCGCCATTGATTGGCAAGGCTCGCAAGTGGACCCGTAAAGAGCATCATCGGCATCCGCGGCAGCAGGAGCGCATGCCGGATATAGAGGGCATCTGCCGAGCGATCCTCAGATGCCAGGATAAATCGCGAGCGTGCTGCCCGTCCCGAGTTAAGGCATGCCCGCAGTAACGCCGTACCGATACCGCGACCGCTCCATGAAGGAATCAGGAAGAACTCGGTCAACATCCAGTGTGCGTCGCGCACGAGCGAGCGTGCGTAGCCAACGACGCGGGCAGCGCCGAAGCGTGGCTGCTCCTCGGCAACAAAAAATGCGGCGCCGGGAGATTCCCGCAAATGATGCCGGATCGCGGCATGCGCGCTCCAGCCGACATCGGAGCCGAATGACCGGCGCATGACCTCAAAGGAGGCAAACTCATCATCCACCGTGCCGGACCGTACCCGGATGCCGGGCGGTAGATCACGCGGCTGGGCGGCGCCACCGATGGGTTCCGTTATCATGCTGGTTACCGCCAGGGTGATTCCACCGCTTCCGGCAATTCTC contains these protein-coding regions:
- the alaS gene encoding alanine--tRNA ligase; protein product: MLANDLRQQYLSFFSQRGHQILPSSPLAPIDILGNQDESVLFTGAGMEQFKPYFVGAAQPPNPRICTVQKCFRAVDINSVGDTSHCTFFEMLGNFSFGDYFKAEVIPWTWEFLTGTLELEPERFNVTVFSDDDEAFSIWREVVGLPEDCIHRLGEDHNYWPANAISQGPDGPCGPCSEVFYRLGSADEMAHGGAMSPAERFIVDCDAGRWLEVWNNVFTQFNRSTDSGGEPALAPLPRRNNDTGAGFDRLVMVTQKAGSVYSTDLFQPILTDIEDLSGIHYEGLNSPKDFAQRLIAEHVRSMTFCVADGILPSNEGRGYVLRYIMRRAIRYAAHTLKISEPFLHKLAPRVIEQMGDFYPELPERSALIVSTLEAEETRFRRTLEIGLSRIQGLLADQVGEPELVISGADAFQLHDTWGFPVHLTQDLAREAGASVDMAAFDAAMAEQRERSRASSRLGGGLFDQAGGAGRTGQAPTRFTGYARTSGEAVIQAILGPDGEELQFARPGDHVDLVLDSTPFYAEAGGQVGDTGTVRGPSDGTACGLWFEVAATTRSSGVFRHSGVVREGEASVGRHVLAEVDASRRHDIMRNHTATHLLQAALRTVLGDHVHQKGSLVTPDRLRFDFTHGAPVTPAELAEVVDRVVQEVLRDDPVTVDADVPLSDAKKLGAMALFGERYGEFVRVVTVPNFSIELCGGTHLTHTGDIGLFTIVSEAGVAAGVRRIEAVTGRMAAERVREREELLRTAAVLLRTAPEQLAAAAERLVHDKAELEREVRRLRAAGGADAPPIEPQTVGGVPTVISALPNADAGALVQFVDRASSAMPSGIVVAGAVLDGAVNFAVKVSRDLVARGFHAGNLIREIAQIAGGGGGGRPDFARAGGKDPARLQAALDAAAGFIEAQAGATHAS
- the trpE gene encoding anthranilate synthase component I → MQISPSKEEFIRLARPGSLAPITAEILADRITPVSAYDRLVAAEGGDTPWAFLLESVTGGEQLARYTFLGVSPTCIYRCRAGSWSISNRGENTVGVLADGEDPLTPLKKLMQARPYVGRADLPRFCGGAVGFLSYDAVRYFEELPDSNPDDLEVDDACFFITDRLVIFDHVRRRMVLLCNAQVEQDPGEAWEAAATGIAQLAAALKRPAPAPELRPVDTSEVVPAPHSSIERYQAAVGRCVEYILAGDAFQIVLSERFTVELNCRPFDVYRALRSVNPSPYMYYLQMGPDRMIGSSPEILVTVNGSEVCVRPIAGTRWRGKTPEEDAALEGELLADTKELAEHVMLVDLGRNDVGRVCDYGSVRVDQLMAVERYSHVMHIVSNVLGHLRDDRDLFDAIRACFPAGTVSGAPKVRAMEIIDELETVRRGFYAGCVGYIGFDGGMDMAITIRTLWARGNTATLQAGSGIVADSTPEYEYQECLNKAGALVRAIEMARAGLD
- a CDS encoding Gfo/Idh/MocA family oxidoreductase — translated: MPTTRRRFLEESLISAAAAVVAARDADGGIPNRRVAPNDRVRIAVAGIHGRGKDHIRAWCRPGVEITAICDVDTALIPAAQDLAVKGGQRRPKAYQDIRRLLDHHVCDAISIATPNHWHALAGVWAMQAGLDVYVEKPVSHEVTEGRRLVEAARKYMRICQAGTQIRSSAGSRAAIDFIHSGGIGKVYLARGLCYKRRTSIGIYPDSPPPPELDYDIWLGPAPERPFNRNRFLYNWHWWWDYGNGDMGNQGIHQMDVARWALNQAGLPHSVMALGGRFGYTDAGETPNTLLSFFDYGAAHLIFEVRGLPTADLLGVRIGDIVYGDKGYVAFTSYDDAVAVDMAGNTIRHFHGGGDHFGNFLKAVRSRRWQDLHADILQGHISSALVHIANISYRLGKTTPFSQKSAAFGDDKDAYATFAAFEKHLADDGVSLADSAYLLGPKLPFDPRHERFEAHGAGAERAGDPDWRNMAAQANSMLTRKYRAPFVVPEKV
- a CDS encoding J domain-containing protein, whose protein sequence is MNLSEARAILGVAADAPLDEVRRRYLELAQANHPDRQPPDRRDRAGQVTGSLNAAWELVRADREARGEDAFRPDSGPAVRAERPAPFVPDPEAASAAAAALGAKAAQRTRRIQRRRRIVILICVAAVALLVWRSLPRYEATASPATAPPQIVPAPTIGLLQQIDTSGLRWGVAEPDLVSGLVANRTGQRILGHVTLHMVAWNVDAPRHVVTRSFPLWADWPPGAVEPISVVCGLRYGAGRFPVGRGTCCLWFEPAGYSAYRMLTATFRDGRGCVVQAFPGTSQHDLRLVARRFASGNPLLFSADDLRGPVSITSASR
- a CDS encoding GNAT family N-acetyltransferase, which codes for MITEPIGGAAQPRDLPPGIRVRSGTVDDEFASFEVMRRSFGSDVGWSAHAAIRHHLRESPGAAFFVAEEQPRFGAARVVGYARSLVRDAHWMLTEFFLIPSWSGRGIGTALLRACLNSGRAARSRFILASEDRSADALYIRHALLLPRMPMMLFTGPLASLANQWRPDRVALSDADAHAGAPLVAEPMVPEPHVLDALDVLDRGTLGYARRPEHLFWMQDSGGPHGASRLFRDVTLPGSPIVAYGYIGPNASGPILTIGAGMQPDIVAALCRRAQDGVRPHAGGQQAPINETHWAVAGTNEVMLRWLLGAGWRIGFQYLYMSSHDAPHFERYVCCTPLYVM